In the Verrucomicrobiota bacterium genome, CGACAGAACGAAACCCCACGAGCTCCAGTTCAAGCGGAACGCTAGATCAGTCCAGCGGGAGATTTCCACGGGTTCGAGTGCCGCTGCCTCCCGCGTTATTTTCAGGTTGGCCCTAACATCCGGATTCCCTGTGTTAAGAACAAAGGCGCGCTCATAAAAGAGGATGGCACTTGGGTAGTCGCGCAGCTGGTAAAAAGTGTTCCCGAGATTATAAAACACCGCCTCTGAGGCAGACTGATCCACCAGCGATAAGAAACCGTTTTTCGCCTCCTCAAAATCCCCGTTTTCGTAGGCGGATACGGCACCTTCGAAGATTTGCTGCGGATCCTCATCAATAGTTGGATCGAAATCGTCTCCGAATCCTGAGTTCTCGGGAACCTGCCCTGTCACTCCCGCAGGGAACAGCATGATCGACGCAATAAGCCCGACTATAACCAAAGCTCCCACTGATTTCTGAATGAGGCGGCTCGAAGGGGCTTTCTTTTTCTTTCCCAAAATTTCTCGAAGCAAGCGTTCAAGGTTTGGGAAATCGGACTGAGGATTCGCGCTTTTCGCGCTTCCTCCTCCGTAACCGATCGCTTCGTTGGCGCGGAAAAACTGCTGAACCTGAGAGAGGCAATCTTCCTCCGCGCTCATCGATCTTAGAGTTGAAAGGACTTCGGCTTCGGTAAGTGATTCGGGTTCACCCCGCTGGAATGGTCCGACACTTTCTTGAATAGCCCGAGTCGCCGAAGCAAGAAATCCGATCGTACTTCCCGCAGCAGCATCAGACTTTGCCTGGGTCAAGAACCTTTTACTTGCGCGACGTGCACGGTTTCGTTTGGCGTAGTCAGGATCGTCCCTGAGAAGTGCGCGATGCCGTGCGAAAACGAAAGCTGTGAGAATGAGGGCAAGCAACAAGGCCTGTAGCGCGATGAACCAAGACTTAAAGAGGATTGGCTGAAGGGGGGCATTACCGCCGCGACTCCATGCCGAACTGATCGGAAGAAGGTCTGGGCCTCTCCTCGCCTCGACCGGATTTGCATCCGGCTCGCTCCTTTGCGGTGCAAGGGTTCCTTCTGGAGCTGGTGCAACGACGAGAGCGGTCGTTGGCACAGCGATTGTCTTGTATTCTCCAATGTCCGGCGAGAAGTAGCTAAGGTTGAACGCCGGTGTAGCAGAAATTTCTTCTGAGAGTGGAATCAGGGTGAAGGTGAAGTTTTTTACTCCCGAGTAGCCCAGATTGTCTCGCGGAGTAAAACTGGTTTCAGGGCTGTACTCTCTCCAGAGGCCATCCGAATTCTCAATCATCGGCGCGCCAACGCGGTCAAAATTTCCGGATCCTGAGATTTCAATTGAGAACAATAACGGCTCCCCTACTTGAACATCTGTTCCGGAGACAAGGGTCTCCTCAACTTGGAATTCTCCGATCCCGCCCGTGAAGTCTATGGGCTGCCCTGTTGTGGGGAGCGGGAGGATCTCAATCTCCTGGTCCTCGGAATAGGCTACAATTTCCTGTCGATTGAAGATCTGATCAAAGAGCGAGGGCCCAAAGAAAGAGCGAGATTGAAAAGGATTTCGCCGATTGTTTTCCCGTAAGGTTACTGCCAGCGGTAGTTCGAAAAAGAGTGGCTGCTTGCCAGTCTTGAGGGGGGTCAAAAGAACCTTCCAATCGGCGACCGTGAAGGGCTGTTCGCCCAGTGCCGTCCGGCTCTGGGCCATCTCGGAAAACTCACCGACTGAGAAAGCGTCCCCAATCTTATTCGGGTGATTGCCGTTTCGGAGCAATGAAGCGTTCTCGACTTTTCGGCTGTTTACGTACAGCCTTACATCGACTGGAACTGCTTCCCCAACATACAGGTTCTCCCGGGGAAGCAGGGTCTCCAGCCAAACAGCCTCAAAGTCCTCGGTAACACCTGAATCTTCCTGATTTGGCCGTTCCACGACGGTAAGGGAGGCGGCAGGCACTTCTATTTCCTCCCCGTTCTGAATGACTGGAAAAGGAGGCATTACAAACTCGCCGGGTCTCGTGGTGCGCACTCGGAAGAGGTGGGCGGAGTGGATGTTGGTTCGGCCGTTGATGATATTCACCTGTTGATTCGGACCGAGATACTGAAAGGTAAGTCCCTCCACAGCAGGAATTTCCGGTTGCGGCATCCGAAAGAAGTTCACAGCGCTACCTTCGCTCGAGAAGGTGATCCGAAGAAGGGCTGACTCACCTGCTACGACTCTCGTTGGTTCGAACGACGACAACGCTTGAACCTGAGCAGACACTTTGATAGCCCCCAGTAGGAGCACGGTGACAGCCGTTGCGATTACGAGTTTCACTACCAGTTTCTCCGTGGGCCGTCGTTGGTTGAGCCTTCTGAACCGCTGCCAGCGAAAGGTAATTTTCGCTCTGAGTTTTTCAAGCTATCGAGAAGCCGAGCTGCGTCGTCCTGAGACATTACGCCCACCACGATCTCCTCACCGGACCCGTCATCTCCTTCCTCTCCCGCGGAAGCAGCCGCTTCGGCTATTTCTTCTGCAATTTCATTAGCCTGCTCATCACTCAACTCGATCGCCTCGTTCTCTTCGGAAATCGATTCCTCTTGTTCAGCGGAGGCTTGGGACTCGGCGGATTCTGAACTCTCCTGCTCGTCAGCTTGTTCTTCTGCTTGTTCTCTTTCTCCGTCACCAGACTGTGTTTCAGATTCCTGAGTCTGCTCGTCCCCTGCTTGCGACTGCTGTTCATTTTCATCAGAAGCTTCAGATTGCTCGGACTCGGGGTCTTGCTGGTCAGAATTATTCTCCTCCCCGGCCCGATCTTCTTCAGGTTGGTTCGATTGTTCACTTGAACTTTCTTCATTCTCATCCTGCTGATTCTCGGATCCGGAATCTTGGTTTTGCTGCTGATCCTGACTCTGATTCTGGTCCTCTTGATCTTGGTCCTGTTGGTCCTCGTTCTGCTGATCTTCGTTCTCTTGTTGCTCGAGGAGCTTCTTTAACTCCTCAATCAGGTATTCAAGTTCTTCGATCTGTTTCTGCTGATCCTCCTCCAACCGTTCCTTCAGATCGGTCTGCTGAGAAAGCGTAGCTGTCTCTTGCTTCACATACTCAAGATTGTGTAGGGCGTCTTCATTCGTCGGAGTGAGTTCAAGAGTGCTTTCGTAATCATTGATGGCGCGTTGCCACAAGCTTTCCACGGGACTGTTACCGTTGATTGCTAGACGGAGAGACTCGACCGATTGCTCCGTCGCTTCTTGGCGTTGTTCCAGAAGGGAGATTGCCTGTTGAAGCTGATCTTGAGGAGGAACCTGAATAGGAGCGTTTTCCAAAATCTGACGCCCAATAGCAATTGGCTGTTGGTTTTCTCCGGAAACTGATGTCGAGGTGCGAATAGTTTCGGCCGGATCGTTATCGGAAAACAAAGAGCGCCCTTGCTGGTAGCGGGTGTTCCCCAAATTGTAGAAGGTATCGGCTTGGAGAGGGAAATCCTGGAACAGCCTCAGTGCGTCCTTGAATCGATCTTCCGCGAGTTTGTATTGCCCTTCGCCGTACAGTGCGGTGCCGCGATTGAAAAGTTCAACAGGATTGAGCGGATTACTCTCAATCTCTTGAGAGAACTGGGTGTCTGGAAGCTGGTCCAAAGGAATACTTTCGGTTTCGTTCGAAGGAGCTGATACTGGATCATTTGGGATTTGTGCCATCGCACTTGGCGTCTCAGCTACCACGAGCATGAGGCAGATCAGTAGAGTCGCAGCCACTCCAGTTGAGCGCTTTCGCCAGCCCCTGCGGCTTCCTATTAATGGTTCAAGGAGCAGAAGGAAGAGAGCGATCGCTAAAGGCCACTGAAAACGTTCGATGGCCGTGCGCTGCAACTCCGACGAGATTTCTTCCTCTGGTATGGATCCAATCCCTGCGTTCAAGACCTGCTCGAGCCCAAAACCGGTCGAGCCGAGGGGCACATAAAATCCGCCGGTTGTCTCTGCGATCTCTGTCAAAGTAGTTTCGTCCAGCCGACTCTGTACAATCTGACCACTTTCGTCGCGGACGTATTCAATTCTCCCGGAGCGGTCGCGAATTGGGATCGGGCTTCCCTCTGCAGTTCCAACGCCGACGGCGTAGACCGTAACGCCGTTTCCCGCAGCCCGTTGTGCCTCCCTGACACCACTTTCCTCCAGGTCTTCGCCATCCGTGATCAGCACGACGATTTTATAGTTATTGTCTTCCGAGAAGGCCGACTCAGATTCTCGTAAGGCCGCGGATAGGTCGGTTCCTCCAGCGGAGATCACCGTAGTGTCCACGGCGTTGAGGGACTGCAGGAACGCATCGTAATCCAAAGTGAGTGGGCATTGGAGAAAAGCGCTTCCTGAAAACGCGACGAGCCCGATACGGTCTCCCTCGAGCTGTCCAACAAAATCCTCGATTGCGAGCTTGGCGCGAACCAGCCGGTTAGGCCTGATGTCTTGGGCAAGCATACTGCGGGATGAATCAAGTGCGAAAACGATATCAATCCCACGGCTCGTGCTCTCTGTCCAAGTGTGGCCCCATTGTGGCCTCGCAAGAGAGAGAAAGAGGAAACTGACGGCAATGAGTAGTAAAATGTTTTTGAGCTTCTTTCGCTGGGGACTGTACGACTGGAGAAGACTTTTGATGAGGCGATCCGAGGCGAATTTGCGGATCTTAAGGCGCCGACCCTTTCGATCAATTTGAAAGAGGAGAAGGACCAAGACCAACGCGATCGGCAAAACGTAGAGCCAAAACCTATCTGCGAATTCAATCATTTGGACCAGTATTTTACGGAAGTGAACGGAATCGAGTGTTTGAGAGGATCAATTCTATTCCAAAAATGACCGATGCTGCGATCAGGGGCCAGATATACAGCTCGTCAAACTGAGAGTAGTGACGAAGTTTCACCTCAGTGGTTTCCAGGCGATCAATTTCTTCGTAGATCGCCTTTAGCTCTTCGGTGTCAGTTGCCCGATAAAAACGCCCATCGGTGATCCTCGCGATCTCCTGGAGGGTTTCTTCGTCAACGCGGCTTTCAGCGTAGCCCTGAAAAACCGGATCACCGTTGGGACGGCGGATGATGCGGTCGTTTCGATCTACAGCGGGCATCGGCACTCGTCCTGATCTTCCGGCTGCGATCGTGTAGATTTTCACTCCAAATGTCCCGGCTGCTTCGGCAGCGGCGATTGGCGGAACTTGGTTTACGTTGTCTTCACCATCGGTGAGGAGAACTACGATCCTGCTTTCGGCAGGGAGGTCTCGCAGGCGATTCACACTCATACCAATGGCGGGGCCGATTGCCGTTTGCGTTCCGTCGATTAACCCCGTTTCGATCCGATCAAGGTTCTGGAGGAGCCATTGGTGGTTTAGGGTGAGGGGGCTGACCAGAAAACTCTCTTTGGCAAAAGCGATGAGACCGATCCGGTCGTTGGGCCGTCTCTCGATGAACTCGGTTACCGCCCGCTTGACGATTTCCAGACGGGTCGCGAGTTCCTCCCGAGATGCGAAATCGAGTGCGTTCATTGAACCGGAAACATCAATCGCGAGAACAATATCAATACCGCTGGATTCGATTTCGCTATGGCCGCTGCCGAGTTGAGGCCTCGCTAGAGCTGTTAAGACCAAAAGAACTGCGAGCAGACGAGCGAAGAAGAAAAAGCCTCCGACTCGCGACCGAGATCCTTTCGAGACCTCTTTGGCAAGCGCGACCGAGGAAAAGGAAAGTGCCGCGTTTCTCCCCTTCCTGCCCCGCAGGTAGATCCAGATGGGAAGGAGCAGAGCCAGCCAGAACCATTCCGGGTTTTTGAAAATGAAATCGCTTACCGTGGGGGTCATTTTTGC is a window encoding:
- a CDS encoding BatD family protein, whose product is MKLVIATAVTVLLLGAIKVSAQVQALSSFEPTRVVAGESALLRITFSSEGSAVNFFRMPQPEIPAVEGLTFQYLGPNQQVNIINGRTNIHSAHLFRVRTTRPGEFVMPPFPVIQNGEEIEVPAASLTVVERPNQEDSGVTEDFEAVWLETLLPRENLYVGEAVPVDVRLYVNSRKVENASLLRNGNHPNKIGDAFSVGEFSEMAQSRTALGEQPFTVADWKVLLTPLKTGKQPLFFELPLAVTLRENNRRNPFQSRSFFGPSLFDQIFNRQEIVAYSEDQEIEILPLPTTGQPIDFTGGIGEFQVEETLVSGTDVQVGEPLLFSIEISGSGNFDRVGAPMIENSDGLWREYSPETSFTPRDNLGYSGVKNFTFTLIPLSEEISATPAFNLSYFSPDIGEYKTIAVPTTALVVAPAPEGTLAPQRSEPDANPVEARRGPDLLPISSAWSRGGNAPLQPILFKSWFIALQALLLALILTAFVFARHRALLRDDPDYAKRNRARRASKRFLTQAKSDAAAGSTIGFLASATRAIQESVGPFQRGEPESLTEAEVLSTLRSMSAEEDCLSQVQQFFRANEAIGYGGGSAKSANPQSDFPNLERLLREILGKKKKAPSSRLIQKSVGALVIVGLIASIMLFPAGVTGQVPENSGFGDDFDPTIDEDPQQIFEGAVSAYENGDFEEAKNGFLSLVDQSASEAVFYNLGNTFYQLRDYPSAILFYERAFVLNTGNPDVRANLKITREAAALEPVEISRWTDLAFRLNWSSWGFVLSVAFWTIIAVVLLSRPTRLPKIWRNTVLLLSLVFLGFSVWSQYIWFKMSERAIVIDSETHLRVAPTASSPLEERIPPGSTVAVKEGYGDFYQVQTRDGDRGWVLASEIETVFP
- a CDS encoding VWA domain-containing protein yields the protein MTPTVSDFIFKNPEWFWLALLLPIWIYLRGRKGRNAALSFSSVALAKEVSKGSRSRVGGFFFFARLLAVLLVLTALARPQLGSGHSEIESSGIDIVLAIDVSGSMNALDFASREELATRLEIVKRAVTEFIERRPNDRIGLIAFAKESFLVSPLTLNHQWLLQNLDRIETGLIDGTQTAIGPAIGMSVNRLRDLPAESRIVVLLTDGEDNVNQVPPIAAAEAAGTFGVKIYTIAAGRSGRVPMPAVDRNDRIIRRPNGDPVFQGYAESRVDEETLQEIARITDGRFYRATDTEELKAIYEEIDRLETTEVKLRHYSQFDELYIWPLIAASVIFGIELILSNTRFRSLP
- a CDS encoding VWA domain-containing protein, encoding MIEFADRFWLYVLPIALVLVLLLFQIDRKGRRLKIRKFASDRLIKSLLQSYSPQRKKLKNILLLIAVSFLFLSLARPQWGHTWTESTSRGIDIVFALDSSRSMLAQDIRPNRLVRAKLAIEDFVGQLEGDRIGLVAFSGSAFLQCPLTLDYDAFLQSLNAVDTTVISAGGTDLSAALRESESAFSEDNNYKIVVLITDGEDLEESGVREAQRAAGNGVTVYAVGVGTAEGSPIPIRDRSGRIEYVRDESGQIVQSRLDETTLTEIAETTGGFYVPLGSTGFGLEQVLNAGIGSIPEEEISSELQRTAIERFQWPLAIALFLLLLEPLIGSRRGWRKRSTGVAATLLICLMLVVAETPSAMAQIPNDPVSAPSNETESIPLDQLPDTQFSQEIESNPLNPVELFNRGTALYGEGQYKLAEDRFKDALRLFQDFPLQADTFYNLGNTRYQQGRSLFSDNDPAETIRTSTSVSGENQQPIAIGRQILENAPIQVPPQDQLQQAISLLEQRQEATEQSVESLRLAINGNSPVESLWQRAINDYESTLELTPTNEDALHNLEYVKQETATLSQQTDLKERLEEDQQKQIEELEYLIEELKKLLEQQENEDQQNEDQQDQDQEDQNQSQDQQQNQDSGSENQQDENEESSSEQSNQPEEDRAGEENNSDQQDPESEQSEASDENEQQSQAGDEQTQESETQSGDGEREQAEEQADEQESSESAESQASAEQEESISEENEAIELSDEQANEIAEEIAEAAASAGEEGDDGSGEEIVVGVMSQDDAARLLDSLKNSERKLPFAGSGSEGSTNDGPRRNW